A stretch of Saccharothrix texasensis DNA encodes these proteins:
- a CDS encoding HIT family protein, whose product MTDRHEEQDGVGVHDALQRLWTPHRLSYVRGEGKAVGDEPEGCPFCRVIGLDDAEGLILARGELVFAVLNLYPYNPGHLMVLPYRHVPDYTDLTEAETAEFAAFTQKAMRVIRSASAPHGFNVGMNQGVVAGAGIAAHLHQHVVPRWGGDANFMPVIGHTKVLPQLLGETRQLLADAWSAAG is encoded by the coding sequence GTGACGGACCGGCACGAGGAACAGGACGGGGTCGGGGTCCACGACGCGTTGCAGCGGTTGTGGACCCCGCACCGCCTCTCGTACGTGCGCGGTGAGGGCAAGGCCGTCGGCGACGAGCCCGAGGGGTGCCCGTTCTGCCGGGTGATCGGGCTGGACGACGCCGAGGGCCTGATCCTGGCGCGCGGCGAGCTGGTGTTCGCGGTGCTCAACCTGTACCCGTACAACCCGGGCCACCTGATGGTGCTGCCGTACCGGCACGTGCCCGACTACACCGACCTGACCGAGGCCGAGACGGCGGAGTTCGCCGCGTTCACCCAGAAGGCGATGCGGGTGATCAGGTCGGCGTCCGCGCCGCACGGGTTCAACGTCGGCATGAACCAGGGCGTGGTGGCGGGCGCGGGCATCGCGGCCCACCTGCACCAGCACGTGGTGCCGCGCTGGGGCGGCGACGCGAACTTCATGCCGGTGATCGGCCACACCAAGGTCCTGCCGCAACTGCTCGGCGAGACCAGGCAGCTCCTGGCCGACGCCTGGTCCGCCGCCGGCTGA
- a CDS encoding helix-turn-helix domain-containing protein, with amino-acid sequence MTAPERSRLARERLSRELRRLRTEAKMTGTATARATGMSQSKLSKIENGMLLPSVTDVERLVAELSATRETRVELVELARQLHAEAETRRVVLHRGAHRHQQTVARIEARATTSRFFQNAGVPALLQSENYLRVVHNTMPSHEQDTAIATLRSRRARMDDLGKRFVFLLAESALRWRMGSADLMCEQIDHLVQIIRRPNVQLGVVPWTADANMVALHGFQVYDERVVTLSVLTGNATITDPHDVREYLALFGRLERLAVRGDALEDLLEQISRDHRKLG; translated from the coding sequence ATGACCGCACCTGAGCGTTCGCGGCTGGCCCGAGAACGGCTCTCGCGCGAGTTACGGAGGCTGCGCACCGAGGCCAAGATGACCGGCACGGCCACGGCGCGCGCTACCGGGATGAGCCAGTCCAAGCTGTCGAAGATCGAGAACGGCATGCTCCTCCCGTCCGTGACCGATGTGGAGCGCCTGGTCGCCGAGCTGTCCGCGACCAGGGAGACCAGGGTCGAGCTGGTGGAGTTGGCCCGTCAGCTGCACGCCGAGGCGGAGACCCGCCGCGTGGTGCTGCACCGGGGGGCGCATCGACACCAGCAGACCGTGGCCCGGATCGAGGCACGGGCCACCACCAGCCGCTTCTTCCAGAACGCGGGTGTGCCCGCGCTCTTGCAGAGCGAGAACTACCTGCGGGTCGTGCACAACACGATGCCCTCGCACGAGCAGGACACCGCGATCGCCACGCTGCGTAGTCGCCGTGCCCGGATGGACGATCTGGGTAAGCGGTTCGTGTTCCTGCTGGCGGAGAGCGCGCTGCGCTGGCGGATGGGTTCGGCGGACCTGATGTGCGAGCAGATCGACCACCTCGTGCAGATCATCCGCAGGCCGAACGTGCAGCTCGGCGTGGTGCCGTGGACGGCGGACGCGAACATGGTGGCCCTGCACGGGTTCCAGGTGTACGACGAGCGGGTGGTGACGTTGAGCGTGCTGACCGGCAACGCGACCATCACCGACCCGCACGACGTGCGCGAGTACCTGGCCCTGTTCGGCAGGCTCGAACGGCTGGCGGTGCGCGGCGACGCGCTGGAAGACCTGCTGGAGCAGATCTCCAGGGACCACCGCAAGCTCGGCTGA
- a CDS encoding sigma-70 family RNA polymerase sigma factor, with protein MNDSHIALLRSLHDEHAPALWRYVRRLTGDDELSRDVVQEALLRAWRNPKVLEQGATAARAWLYTVARNVVIDERRSARARWEIGSERLPERARNDHSDSALDAWLVADVLTQLTPEHRAVIVRAYYMGQSVAELAVVLDLPEGTVKSRLHYGLRALRVALEEKGVTGR; from the coding sequence ATCAACGACAGTCACATTGCCCTGCTGCGCTCCCTCCACGACGAGCACGCGCCCGCCCTGTGGCGGTACGTGCGGCGGCTGACCGGGGACGACGAGCTGTCCCGCGACGTGGTGCAGGAGGCGCTGCTGCGGGCGTGGCGCAACCCCAAGGTGCTCGAGCAGGGCGCGACGGCGGCTCGGGCGTGGCTCTACACGGTGGCGCGCAACGTCGTGATCGACGAGCGGCGCAGCGCCCGCGCCCGCTGGGAGATCGGGTCGGAGCGGCTGCCCGAACGGGCGCGCAACGACCACAGCGACTCCGCGTTGGACGCCTGGTTGGTGGCCGATGTGCTCACCCAGTTGACGCCGGAGCACCGCGCGGTGATCGTGCGTGCTTACTACATGGGGCAGTCGGTCGCCGAGCTCGCCGTCGTGCTGGACCTGCCGGAGGGCACCGTGAAGTCCCGGCTGCACTACGGTCTGCGGGCGCTGCGGGTGGCGTTGGAGGAGAAGGGGGTCACCGGACGTTGA
- a CDS encoding FadR/GntR family transcriptional regulator gives MPLRDALFRPVRAGNAFEETVERLVQAIRLGVVGPGERLPAERDLAARLGVSRVTLREAIRSLQDAGYVESRRGRYGGTFVNSPLPAPAPDRRVDAGELADALTVRWAVETGAAQCAAGRALGPVERRNLLARLVECRDASVDSYRRKDSRLHLAIAEATGSPSLTAAVADARTRVNALLDRIPLLPPNLAHSNEQHEEIVTHIVAGDPEAARRAMAEHLDGTALLLRGFLS, from the coding sequence ATGCCGCTGCGGGACGCGCTGTTCCGCCCCGTGCGGGCGGGCAACGCGTTCGAGGAGACGGTGGAGCGGCTCGTGCAGGCGATCCGGCTCGGTGTGGTGGGCCCGGGGGAGAGGCTGCCCGCGGAGCGCGACCTGGCGGCGCGGTTGGGTGTCAGCCGGGTGACGTTGCGCGAGGCGATCCGGTCGCTCCAGGACGCCGGGTACGTCGAGTCGCGCCGCGGCCGGTACGGCGGGACGTTCGTGAACTCGCCGTTGCCCGCGCCCGCGCCGGACCGCCGGGTCGACGCCGGCGAGCTGGCGGACGCGTTGACGGTGCGGTGGGCGGTGGAGACGGGCGCGGCGCAGTGCGCGGCCGGTCGCGCCCTGGGCCCGGTGGAGCGGCGCAACCTGCTGGCGCGGCTGGTCGAGTGCCGTGACGCGTCGGTGGACTCCTACCGGCGCAAGGACTCGCGGCTGCACCTGGCGATCGCCGAGGCGACCGGCTCGCCGTCGCTCACGGCGGCCGTCGCCGACGCCCGGACCAGGGTGAACGCCCTGCTCGACCGGATACCGCTGCTGCCGCCGAACCTGGCGCACTCCAACGAGCAGCACGAGGAGATCGTGACCCACATCGTGGCGGGCGACCCGGAGGCCGCGCGGCGGGCGATGGCCGAGCACCTGGACGGCACGGCCCTGCTGCTGCGCGGCTTCCTGTCCTGA
- a CDS encoding zf-HC2 domain-containing protein → MSSPVDPYRDWGAAYVLGSLSPGERREFEGHLAGCPECSGDVASFAGVPGILSAVPRDRALDLLEPEFAAEPPPAVLTGLLAAERSRRWRARALVAAALVVAAFTGAAVALAVRPAAPTASTAVPATASTTAAPTSAPDVAMRQTVPSPVTASVRLVDEPWGTRIDVLCAYAVPAGPPPPEFAYALHVVVAGGASVRVATWTAGPGSTTRPTATTELARSDITGVEIRLVQNDLVLLRVEF, encoded by the coding sequence TTGAGCTCGCCAGTCGATCCGTACCGGGACTGGGGTGCCGCGTACGTCCTGGGTTCGCTGTCGCCCGGCGAACGGCGGGAGTTCGAGGGACACCTGGCCGGGTGCCCGGAGTGCTCGGGTGACGTGGCGTCCTTCGCCGGCGTGCCCGGCATCCTCTCGGCGGTGCCCCGCGACCGGGCGCTCGACCTGCTCGAGCCCGAGTTCGCCGCCGAGCCGCCGCCCGCGGTGCTCACCGGCCTGCTGGCGGCCGAGCGGTCGCGGCGGTGGCGGGCGCGGGCACTGGTGGCCGCCGCGCTGGTCGTGGCGGCGTTCACGGGGGCGGCGGTCGCGCTGGCCGTGCGACCGGCCGCTCCCACCGCCTCGACCGCGGTCCCGGCCACCGCCTCGACCACCGCCGCGCCGACGTCCGCGCCCGACGTGGCGATGCGCCAGACCGTGCCCAGCCCCGTGACGGCCAGCGTGCGGTTGGTGGACGAGCCGTGGGGCACCCGGATCGACGTGCTGTGCGCCTACGCCGTGCCGGCCGGGCCGCCACCGCCCGAGTTCGCCTACGCCCTGCACGTGGTCGTGGCCGGCGGCGCCTCGGTGCGGGTCGCGACCTGGACGGCCGGTCCGGGCTCGACCACCCGGCCGACCGCGACCACCGAGCTGGCCCGATCCGACATCACCGGCGTCGAGATCAGATTGGTGCAGAACGATCTGGTCCTGCTCCGCGTCGAGTTCTGA
- a CDS encoding glycosyltransferase family 4 protein: MKVGIVCPYSFEVPGGVQAHVVDLARALRGLGHEVEVLAPADDDTPVPEFVTSAGRAVGIPYNGSVARLSFGPVSFARVRRWIAEHDFDVLHLHEPTAPSLSMLALMVADGPIVATFHTSTPRSKMLSAFQAVLQPFLEKITARIAVSALARRVQVEHLGGDAVEIPNGVDVGFFADAAPLDGYPRPGGTVGFVGRFTEPRKGMPVLLDAFRRLDAPDVRLLVVGRGDEDELRKQAGPELASRVVFLGMVDDETKARALRSVDVYCAPNTGGESFGIILTEAMSAGAAVLASDLDAFRRVLDDGKAGVLTPVGDSSALAAALRALLTDPGRRADYVDAARQRVMMFDWSVVANQVVRVYESAMAADPRRVGEA; encoded by the coding sequence GTGAAGGTCGGCATCGTCTGCCCGTACTCGTTCGAAGTGCCCGGGGGAGTGCAGGCGCACGTGGTCGACCTGGCCCGCGCGCTGCGCGGCCTCGGTCACGAGGTGGAGGTGCTGGCGCCCGCCGACGACGACACGCCGGTGCCGGAGTTCGTCACATCGGCCGGTCGCGCGGTCGGCATCCCGTACAACGGTTCGGTGGCGAGGCTGTCGTTCGGACCGGTGTCGTTCGCCCGCGTCCGGCGGTGGATCGCCGAGCACGACTTCGACGTGCTGCACCTGCACGAGCCGACCGCGCCGTCGCTGTCGATGCTGGCGCTGATGGTGGCCGACGGCCCGATCGTGGCCACCTTCCACACCTCGACGCCGCGCTCGAAGATGCTGTCGGCGTTCCAGGCCGTGCTGCAACCGTTCCTGGAGAAGATCACCGCCCGGATCGCGGTGTCCGCGCTGGCCCGCCGCGTGCAGGTGGAGCACCTGGGCGGTGACGCGGTGGAGATCCCCAACGGGGTCGACGTCGGGTTCTTCGCCGACGCGGCCCCGCTGGACGGCTACCCCCGGCCCGGAGGCACGGTCGGGTTCGTCGGCCGGTTCACCGAGCCGCGCAAGGGCATGCCGGTGCTGCTCGACGCGTTCCGCCGGCTCGACGCGCCGGACGTGCGGCTGCTGGTCGTGGGTCGCGGCGACGAGGACGAGCTGCGCAAGCAGGCGGGGCCGGAGCTGGCGTCGCGGGTGGTGTTCCTCGGCATGGTGGACGACGAGACGAAGGCCCGCGCCCTGCGCAGCGTCGACGTCTACTGCGCGCCCAACACCGGTGGCGAGAGCTTCGGGATCATCCTCACCGAGGCGATGTCGGCGGGCGCGGCGGTGCTGGCCAGCGACCTCGACGCGTTCCGGCGCGTGCTCGACGACGGCAAGGCGGGTGTGCTGACCCCCGTCGGGGACTCGTCCGCGCTGGCCGCGGCGTTACGGGCGCTGCTGACCGACCCCGGGCGGCGGGCGGACTACGTGGACGCGGCGCGGCAGCGGGTGATGATGTTCGACTGGTCGGTGGTCGCGAACCAGGTGGTGCGGGTCTACGAGAGCGCCATGGCGGCCGACCCGCGTCGGGTGGGTGAGGCGTGA
- a CDS encoding amino acid adenylation domain-containing protein codes for MTEPDAVLGLPPDDRSLFRRFGRGPTATPPFHRIHHAFESHATRSPHARAVEHEGACVTYGELDHRANVVAAELLDAGVRPGDHVGVFLTRSTHLVVGILAVLKVGAAYVPQDVRITPAAHLDHVIRTAGIEVVLTTGEHARHVRGLAAPKVLALDTVPDRRVGPPRAESGDTAVVIFTSGTTGVPNGVRVTHANLCNVLLTAPGDLGIRPGDRVAQLLNIAFDMAVWEIFGALAHGATSVIRGRDIGQTAKTATVLIATPGVLSTLDPDGCPDVRTVAVAGERCPKPLADAWSARAAFHNACGPTEVTIVNTVQRYDPRTGRLTIGRPVPNSTVYVLDQDLRPCRIGEVGEMWAGGACVTAGYLGNDVLTAQRYRPDPFLGGEHLMFRTRDLGRWTPDGELEHHGRTDDQVKVRGFRVELDAVTSALETTPGCARATTVVHDGRLVGFVSPATVDPAAATDAVAGALPYYCVPSLVVAVDDLPLTARGKVDRAALSSLVTVA; via the coding sequence ATGACCGAGCCCGACGCCGTGCTAGGCCTGCCCCCGGACGACCGCTCCCTGTTCCGGCGATTCGGCCGCGGTCCGACCGCGACACCGCCGTTCCACCGGATCCACCACGCCTTCGAGTCCCACGCGACGCGGTCGCCGCACGCGCGGGCGGTCGAGCACGAAGGCGCCTGCGTGACCTACGGCGAACTCGACCACCGCGCGAACGTCGTGGCGGCCGAGCTCCTCGACGCGGGCGTGCGCCCCGGCGACCACGTCGGCGTCTTCTTAACGCGCTCGACCCACCTCGTCGTCGGCATCCTGGCGGTGCTGAAGGTCGGCGCGGCGTACGTGCCGCAGGACGTCCGGATCACCCCGGCCGCCCACCTCGACCACGTCATCCGCACCGCCGGCATCGAGGTCGTCCTGACCACCGGCGAGCACGCCCGGCACGTGCGCGGCCTCGCCGCGCCGAAGGTCCTCGCCCTCGACACCGTCCCGGACCGCCGCGTCGGCCCACCTCGCGCGGAGTCCGGTGACACGGCCGTCGTCATCTTCACCTCCGGCACCACCGGTGTGCCCAACGGCGTCCGCGTCACCCACGCGAACCTGTGCAACGTCCTGCTCACCGCGCCCGGCGACCTCGGCATCCGGCCGGGCGACCGGGTCGCGCAGCTGCTCAACATCGCGTTCGACATGGCGGTGTGGGAGATCTTCGGCGCGCTCGCCCACGGCGCCACCTCCGTCATCCGCGGCCGGGACATCGGGCAGACGGCGAAGACCGCCACCGTGCTCATCGCCACGCCCGGCGTGCTGTCCACACTGGACCCCGACGGGTGTCCCGACGTGCGGACGGTCGCCGTGGCCGGTGAGCGCTGCCCCAAACCCCTCGCCGACGCCTGGTCCGCCCGCGCCGCGTTCCACAACGCCTGCGGACCCACCGAAGTCACGATCGTCAACACCGTGCAGCGCTACGACCCGCGCACGGGCCGGCTGACCATCGGCCGTCCCGTCCCCAACAGCACGGTCTACGTGCTCGACCAGGACCTGCGGCCGTGCCGGATCGGCGAGGTCGGCGAGATGTGGGCGGGCGGCGCCTGCGTCACGGCCGGCTACCTCGGCAACGACGTGCTGACCGCCCAGCGCTACCGCCCCGACCCCTTCCTCGGCGGCGAGCACCTCATGTTCCGCACCCGCGACCTGGGCCGCTGGACGCCGGACGGCGAGTTGGAGCACCACGGCCGCACCGACGACCAGGTCAAGGTGCGGGGCTTCCGGGTCGAGCTGGACGCGGTCACCTCCGCCCTGGAGACGACACCCGGCTGCGCCCGCGCGACGACCGTCGTGCACGACGGCAGGCTGGTCGGGTTCGTCAGCCCCGCCACCGTGGACCCCGCGGCGGCCACGGACGCGGTCGCGGGCGCCCTGCCCTACTACTGCGTGCCGTCGCTGGTCGTCGCGGTGGACGACCTGCCGCTGACCGCGCGCGGCAAAGTGGACCGGGCCGCGCTCTCGTCACTGGTGACGGTCGCATGA
- a CDS encoding phosphatidylinositol mannoside acyltransferase, protein MKGGLADLGYAAGWRLARLLPEKAARALSDAAADRAAKRGGGGVRQLRSNLRRVVPRAGEAELDELVRLAVRSYARYWREAFRMPSLDQAALYAELDRTMTGVENLDAALAEGRGAVIALPHCGNWDMAGVWLVGHCGTFTTVAERLKPESLYRRFIAFRESLGFEVVPLTGGDRNPALVLAERLRANQVVCLLADRDLTAGGVPVTFFGERTMMPAGPAHLAATTGAALIPAGLWFTEDGWVIRLHPPVRVPGTAGVPAATQQVADVFAADIAAHPTDWHMMQQLWLADLPESRQKALRRVLARRGESA, encoded by the coding sequence ATCAAGGGCGGCCTGGCCGACCTGGGCTACGCCGCCGGGTGGCGCCTGGCGCGGCTGCTGCCGGAGAAGGCGGCGCGGGCGTTGTCCGACGCGGCGGCCGACCGGGCCGCGAAGCGCGGCGGCGGTGGCGTGCGCCAGCTGCGGTCGAACCTGCGCCGGGTCGTGCCGCGGGCGGGCGAGGCCGAGCTGGACGAGCTGGTCCGGCTGGCCGTGCGCTCCTACGCCCGGTACTGGCGCGAGGCGTTCCGGATGCCGTCGCTGGACCAGGCGGCGCTCTACGCCGAGCTGGACCGGACGATGACCGGCGTCGAGAACCTGGACGCGGCCCTGGCCGAGGGGCGCGGCGCGGTCATCGCGCTGCCGCACTGCGGCAACTGGGACATGGCGGGCGTCTGGCTGGTCGGGCACTGCGGCACGTTCACCACCGTCGCCGAGCGGCTCAAGCCCGAGTCGCTGTACCGGCGGTTCATCGCGTTCCGGGAGAGCCTCGGCTTCGAGGTCGTGCCGCTGACCGGCGGCGACCGCAACCCGGCGCTCGTGCTCGCCGAGCGGCTGCGCGCGAACCAGGTCGTCTGCCTGCTCGCCGACCGCGACCTCACCGCGGGCGGCGTGCCCGTGACGTTCTTCGGCGAGCGCACCATGATGCCCGCCGGTCCCGCCCACCTGGCCGCGACCACCGGCGCCGCGCTGATCCCGGCCGGCCTGTGGTTCACCGAGGACGGCTGGGTCATCCGGCTGCACCCGCCGGTCCGGGTGCCGGGCACGGCGGGCGTGCCCGCGGCGACCCAGCAGGTGGCCGACGTGTTCGCCGCCGACATCGCCGCGCACCCCACCGACTGGCACATGATGCAGCAGCTGTGGCTGGCCGACCTGCCGGAGAGCAGGCAGAAGGCGCTGCGCCGGGTGCTGGCCCGCCGGGGGGAATCCGCGTGA
- a CDS encoding enoyl-CoA hydratase/isomerase family protein produces MDYSTLLVEEQDGVTTVTVSRPSARNALSGRVLAELDHFLSGVLVGPAPRGIILTAAPGPAFIAGADIREMAVMTPEEGARFGALGQRVTRLLEEVPCPVVACVDGYALGGGCEVVLACDFAYATRRAVFGQPEVVLGLIPGFGGCVRLQRLVGPAAARELIYTGRHVDAAEAARLGLVTAVFDDRDGMLAAARAVLGRISGNSATAVALAKAAVHASGGTTVAAGLAFELDAFREAFTTDDMREGTAAFLAKRRPVFPGAIPPVGAREPLLHD; encoded by the coding sequence GTGGACTACTCGACCTTGCTCGTCGAAGAACAGGACGGCGTCACGACGGTCACCGTGTCCCGGCCGTCGGCGCGCAACGCGCTGTCCGGCCGGGTGCTGGCGGAACTCGACCACTTCCTGTCCGGCGTCCTCGTCGGACCCGCGCCGCGCGGGATCATCCTCACCGCGGCGCCCGGCCCGGCGTTCATCGCGGGCGCGGACATCCGCGAGATGGCGGTGATGACGCCGGAGGAGGGCGCGCGGTTCGGGGCGCTGGGCCAGCGCGTCACCCGGCTGCTGGAGGAGGTGCCGTGCCCGGTCGTCGCGTGCGTGGACGGCTACGCGCTCGGCGGCGGCTGCGAGGTGGTGCTGGCGTGCGACTTCGCCTACGCGACCCGCCGCGCGGTCTTCGGCCAGCCGGAGGTCGTGCTCGGCCTCATCCCGGGCTTCGGCGGCTGCGTCCGGCTCCAACGCCTGGTCGGGCCGGCCGCCGCCCGCGAGCTGATCTACACCGGCAGGCACGTCGACGCGGCGGAGGCGGCGCGGCTCGGGCTCGTCACCGCGGTGTTCGACGACCGTGATGGGATGCTGGCCGCCGCGCGCGCGGTGCTCGGCCGGATCTCGGGCAACTCGGCCACGGCGGTGGCGCTGGCCAAGGCCGCGGTGCACGCCTCCGGCGGCACGACGGTCGCCGCCGGGCTGGCGTTCGAGCTCGACGCGTTCCGCGAGGCGTTCACCACCGACGACATGCGCGAGGGCACGGCGGCCTTCCTCGCCAAGCGCCGGCCGGTCTTCCCCGGCGCGATCCCCCCGGTCGGGGCTCGGGAACCGCTGCTCCACGACTAG
- the thrS gene encoding threonine--tRNA ligase, whose translation MSQPRPAAVPTPPRVVVTAGTTAGTAVREAGLPGKGPDAVVVVRDPEGHLRDLSWAPQVDVEVEAVAADTEAGRSVIRHSAAHVLAQAVQQQFPDAELGIGPPVKDGFYYDFRVDKPFTPEDLQALEKRMKSIIKGAQRFNRRVVESVDAAKVELANEPFKLELVDLKSGSSDTAVDTSEIMEVGGGELTIYDNLDPRSGERVWGDLCRGPHVPTTKHIPAFKLTRVAAAYWRGNEKNPQLQRIYGTAWESQEALDAYLELLAEAERRDHRKLGVELDLFSFPDEIGSGLAVFHPKGGVIRKAMEDYSRARHTEEGYEFVYSPHITKGNLFETSGHLDWYRDGMYPAMHLDAELNEDGTVRKPGQDYYLKPMNCPFHDLIFKSRGRSYRELPLRMFEFGGVYRYEKSGVIHGLTRVRGMTQDDAHIFCTPDQVQDELKSLLSFVLGLLRDYGLDDFYLELSTRNPEKSVGSDEVWEKATEALRVAAEDSGLELVPDPGGAAFYGPKISVQAKDALGRTWQMSTIQVDFNLPERFELEYTGPDGTRQRPVMIHRALFGSVERFFGVLTEHYAGAFPAWLAPVQVVGIPIADEHVDHLLAVAAQLKAKGIRVEVDASDDRMQKKIRNHTTQKVPFMLLAGGKDVEQGAVSFRFRDGTQINGVPVERAVETVVDWVARRENASPTAELVQ comes from the coding sequence GTGTCCCAGCCACGTCCCGCAGCCGTCCCGACCCCACCGCGCGTGGTGGTGACGGCGGGGACCACCGCGGGGACGGCGGTGCGTGAAGCGGGGCTCCCGGGCAAGGGGCCGGACGCCGTCGTGGTCGTGCGCGACCCCGAAGGCCACCTGCGCGACCTGTCGTGGGCGCCGCAGGTGGACGTCGAGGTCGAGGCGGTCGCCGCCGACACCGAGGCCGGCCGCAGCGTCATCCGGCACTCCGCCGCCCACGTGCTGGCGCAGGCCGTCCAGCAGCAGTTCCCCGACGCCGAGCTGGGCATCGGCCCGCCGGTCAAGGACGGCTTCTACTACGACTTCCGGGTCGACAAGCCGTTCACGCCCGAAGACCTCCAGGCGCTGGAGAAGCGCATGAAGTCGATCATCAAGGGCGCGCAGCGGTTCAACCGCCGCGTGGTCGAGTCGGTCGACGCGGCCAAGGTCGAGCTGGCGAACGAGCCGTTCAAGCTCGAGCTGGTGGACCTCAAGTCCGGATCGTCCGACACCGCCGTCGACACCTCCGAGATCATGGAGGTCGGCGGCGGCGAGCTGACCATCTACGACAACCTCGACCCGCGGTCCGGCGAGCGCGTGTGGGGCGACCTGTGCCGCGGCCCGCACGTGCCGACGACCAAGCACATCCCGGCGTTCAAGCTGACCCGCGTCGCCGCCGCGTACTGGCGCGGCAACGAGAAGAACCCGCAGCTGCAGCGCATCTACGGCACGGCGTGGGAGTCGCAGGAGGCGCTGGACGCGTACCTGGAGCTGCTGGCCGAGGCCGAGCGGCGCGACCACCGCAAGCTGGGCGTCGAGCTGGACCTGTTCAGCTTCCCGGACGAGATCGGCTCCGGCCTGGCGGTGTTCCACCCCAAGGGTGGCGTCATCCGCAAGGCCATGGAGGACTACTCGCGCGCCCGGCACACCGAAGAGGGCTACGAGTTCGTCTACTCGCCGCACATCACCAAGGGCAACCTGTTCGAGACGTCCGGTCACCTCGACTGGTACCGCGACGGCATGTACCCGGCGATGCACCTCGACGCCGAGCTCAACGAGGACGGCACGGTCCGCAAGCCCGGCCAGGACTACTACCTCAAGCCGATGAACTGCCCGTTCCACGACCTGATCTTCAAGTCGCGCGGGCGGTCCTACCGCGAGCTGCCGCTGCGCATGTTCGAGTTCGGCGGCGTGTACCGATACGAGAAGTCCGGCGTGATCCACGGCCTGACCCGCGTGCGCGGCATGACGCAGGACGACGCGCACATCTTCTGCACGCCCGACCAGGTGCAGGACGAGCTGAAGTCGCTGCTGTCCTTCGTGCTCGGGCTGCTGCGCGACTACGGCCTGGACGACTTCTACCTGGAGCTGTCGACCCGCAACCCGGAGAAGTCGGTCGGCTCCGACGAGGTCTGGGAGAAGGCCACGGAGGCGCTGCGCGTCGCGGCCGAGGACTCCGGGCTGGAACTGGTGCCCGACCCGGGCGGCGCCGCGTTCTACGGGCCGAAGATCTCCGTGCAGGCGAAGGACGCGCTGGGCCGCACCTGGCAGATGTCGACCATCCAGGTGGACTTCAACCTGCCCGAGCGGTTCGAGCTGGAGTACACCGGCCCGGACGGCACGCGGCAGCGCCCGGTCATGATCCACCGCGCGCTGTTCGGCTCGGTCGAGCGGTTCTTCGGCGTGCTGACCGAGCACTACGCGGGCGCGTTCCCGGCGTGGCTGGCGCCCGTGCAGGTGGTGGGCATCCCGATCGCGGACGAGCACGTCGACCACCTGCTCGCGGTGGCGGCGCAGCTCAAGGCGAAGGGCATCCGGGTCGAGGTGGACGCCTCCGACGACCGGATGCAGAAGAAGATCCGCAACCACACCACGCAGAAGGTGCCGTTCATGCTGCTCGCGGGCGGCAAGGACGTGGAGCAGGGCGCGGTGTCGTTCCGGTTCCGCGACGGCACGCAGATCAACGGCGTGCCGGTCGAGCGCGCCGTCGAGACGGTCGTGGACTGGGTGGCGCGACGCGAGAACGCCTCGCCCACGGCGGAACTCGTCCAGTGA
- the pgsA gene encoding phosphatidylinositol phosphate synthase encodes MLNIFARASVSRVTDPIGAWLLRRGLTPNAVTVLGTVGSVAVSLWFIPRGQLFTGAALVTVFVLFDLIDGAMARAQGGGTKFGAVLDASCDRIADGALFAAVAWWAFGADEHGLAAATLVSLVGAQVTSYVKARAEASGLSADGGLAERAERFIVALVGVGLHGLGVPYVLPVALYLLAALVTITVVQRILAVSRAAKELGT; translated from the coding sequence ATGCTGAACATCTTCGCCCGCGCGTCGGTTTCGCGCGTCACCGATCCGATCGGTGCGTGGCTGCTGCGTCGCGGCCTCACCCCGAACGCCGTCACGGTGCTGGGCACCGTCGGCTCCGTCGCCGTCTCGCTGTGGTTCATCCCGCGCGGGCAGCTCTTCACGGGCGCGGCGCTGGTCACCGTGTTCGTGCTGTTCGACCTGATCGACGGCGCCATGGCGCGCGCGCAGGGCGGCGGCACGAAGTTCGGCGCCGTGCTGGACGCGAGCTGCGACCGGATCGCCGACGGCGCGCTGTTCGCCGCCGTCGCCTGGTGGGCGTTCGGCGCCGACGAGCACGGCCTGGCCGCCGCGACCCTGGTCTCGCTGGTCGGCGCGCAGGTCACGTCCTACGTCAAGGCGCGCGCCGAGGCGTCCGGGCTCTCCGCCGACGGCGGGTTGGCCGAACGCGCCGAGCGGTTCATCGTGGCGCTGGTCGGCGTCGGCCTGCACGGGCTCGGCGTGCCCTACGTCCTGCCGGTGGCCCTGTACCTGCTGGCCGCGCTGGTGACGATCACCGTGGTGCAGCGCATCCTGGCCGTGAGCCGCGCCGCGAAGGAGCTCGGGACGTGA